One Eubacteriales bacterium mix99 genomic window carries:
- the hrcA gene encoding heat-inducible transcriptional repressor HrcA, with the protein MKLGARKLKILQAIIDDYIRTAEPVGSRTLAKKYGLGISSATIRNEMSDLEEMGFLEQPHTSAGRVPSDKAYRFYVDKLMKVRSLDQKEAEYIRETYESTIDQIEQIIFHTAETLSEVTNYTSLAMAPRLSKVTIRHIQLVQVDGEFALLVIVTSSGILRDTLIRIPEGINNDYLSRVSNILNEQFRGKTIDQIDTEDLANIRDKFLKNRKFFSSLLDILIQRFRESEKREVYLGGTTNIFNFPEYQDIIRAQSFLNLMEEKDLLYDILSNSTEDGVWVSIGSENSYNELHDCSIVTATYSLEDRVLGTIGLIGPTRMEYSKAISVMDYMGKALSRYLTRLYGR; encoded by the coding sequence ATGAAGTTGGGCGCAAGAAAGCTGAAGATTTTGCAGGCAATCATTGATGACTATATCCGGACAGCCGAACCGGTCGGATCCCGGACACTGGCCAAAAAATATGGGCTGGGCATCAGTTCTGCCACCATTCGGAATGAGATGTCCGACCTGGAAGAGATGGGGTTTTTGGAACAGCCTCATACATCTGCGGGAAGAGTCCCCTCCGACAAAGCCTACCGGTTTTATGTTGATAAGCTCATGAAGGTCCGGAGTCTGGATCAGAAGGAAGCGGAGTATATCAGGGAAACCTATGAAAGCACGATTGATCAGATTGAGCAGATTATTTTTCATACGGCTGAAACATTATCTGAGGTGACCAACTATACTTCCCTGGCCATGGCTCCCCGGCTGAGCAAGGTTACGATCCGGCATATCCAGCTGGTGCAGGTGGACGGGGAGTTTGCACTGCTGGTGATTGTAACGAGCTCCGGTATCCTCCGGGACACGTTGATCCGGATTCCTGAGGGAATCAACAATGATTATCTGTCCAGGGTTTCCAACATACTGAACGAACAGTTCCGCGGGAAGACCATTGATCAGATCGATACCGAAGATCTTGCCAATATACGGGATAAATTTCTGAAGAACAGGAAGTTTTTCAGCAGTTTGCTGGATATCCTGATACAACGATTCCGGGAGTCGGAGAAGAGAGAGGTTTATCTGGGCGGGACGACCAATATCTTCAATTTTCCGGAATACCAGGATATTATCCGCGCCCAGTCCTTTTTGAATCTCATGGAGGAAAAGGATCTGTTGTATGATATCCTTTCGAATTCCACAGAGGATGGGGTATGGGTATCCATCGGTTCGGAGAATTCCTATAATGAGCTTCACGATTGCAGTATTGTAACCGCTACCTACAGTCTGGAAGACAGGGTGCTGGGTACAATCGGATTAATCGGGCCGACAAGGATGGAGTATTCCAAGGCAATATCGGTAATGGACTATATGGGCAAGGCCCTGAGCCGATATCTGACAAGGCTGTATGGCAGGTAA